In Scylla paramamosain isolate STU-SP2022 chromosome 29, ASM3559412v1, whole genome shotgun sequence, a genomic segment contains:
- the LOC135115574 gene encoding myosin-8-like isoform X1 codes for MQLVAIGSWEMSSTDSLEDQALAADTPSLVVGGSRPLHRSLATYRYENALVKTELAATLERHGREVEELRLKYESKVREAERQLQEVEEQLVDFKETHAEKEARLHQTNIKLQHKIKGLEEDLAANMRKQEKLQQEKTKAEEGMEEAKFSWQAREQHLRAENERLCKEGEELQRELEKERASVREVTAALSTERHQHQLIKSRVSEVEQHCQVQLTLAEAQAAQLRQEKAQEEAAAAKRIDEVVALLEEERAVVTRVRGGSATRLKEAEKCMAEERQAHLSSTQQLSRHNAELQQEVKTLEDKVQSLENQRESRVKELREQLKATMEKLQVVEKEAAVAGARLASVEDLERLLRQERESSSSLRQELHHCQAEVQELKAMNADLHQNLQQIGDKLSEMQGQHEAAKEEVQREQTNRVKVVADLRMSHQEEAERLRTRINTLETYLADKSTKYLEDSSLLRQKLQTYAKLIKKLRHKLELGALQVEQLEAQRAALQDNVPAHKHAHLQTQLQALTRKHNEFAAFLHGLSQFQSSLPEMAELTSCVGMLNQKLSEMEEDQRQCLSDLDSL; via the exons GCAGCACAGACAGTTTGGAAGACCAAGCCCTGGCTGCCGACACGCCTTCCCTGGTGGTGGGAGGCAGCCGTCCCCTCCACCGCTCCCTGGCCACTTACCGATATGAGAATGCCCTTGTCAAGACAGAGCTGGCAGCCACACTGGAGAGGCATGGACGGGAGGTGGAGGAACTGAGGCTTAAGTATGaaagtaag GTGcgggaggcagagaggcagctgcaggaggtggaggagcagctGGTGGACTTCAAGGAGACCCATGCAGAGAAGGAGGCACGGCTACACCAAACCAACATCAAACTGCAGCACAAGATTAAG GGACTTGAGGAAGATCTGGCCGCCAACATGAGGAAGCAGGAAAAATTGCAACAAGAGAAGACCAAAgcggaggaaggaatggaggaggccAAGTTTTCGTGGCAGGCCAGGGAGCAACACCTTCGGGCAGAGAATGAGAGGCTGTGCAAGGAAGGCGAAGAGCTGCAGCGGGAGCTGGAGAAGGAGCGTGCCAGTGTGCGGGAGGTGACGGCAGCCCTCAGCACTGAGAGGCACCAGCATCAGCTCATCAAG AGTCGTGTGAGTGAGGTGGAGCAGCACTGCCAGGTGCAGCTGACTCTGGCTGAGGCACAGGCAGCTCAGCTCAGACAGGAGAAAGCTCAGGAGGAAGCCGCTGCTGCCAAGCGTATTGATG AGGTGGTTGCTCTGCTGGAAGAGGAGCGAGCTGTGGTGACACGGGTGAGGGGGGGATCAGCTACCAGACTGAAGGAGGCAGAGAAGTGCATGGCTGAGGAGAGACAGGCACACCTCTCCAGCACTCAGCAGCTGAGCCGCCACAATGCTGAGCTAcagcaggaggtgaag ACGCTGGAGGACAAAGTGCAGAGCCTGGAGAACCAGCGAGAGAGTCGAGTGAAGGAGCTGAGAGAGCAACTCAAGGCCACCATGGAGAAGCTTcaggtggtggagaaggaggcagCAGTTGCAGGGGCTCGGCTGGCCAGTGTGGAGGACCTGGAGAGGCTACTGcggcaggagagggagagctCCTCATCCCTGCGGCAGGAACTTCACCACTGCCAGGCTGAGGTGCAGGAGCTGAAAGCCATGAATGCTGACCTCCACCAAAACCTTCAGCAGATTGGTGACAA GCTGAGTGAGATGCAAGGACAGCATGAGGCAGCCAAGGAGGAAGTGCAGAGGGAGCAGACCAACAGGGTGAAGGTGGTGGCGGATCTCCGCATGTCTCACCAGGAGGAGGCTGAGCGGTTGAGGACCAGGATCAACACCTTGGAGACATACCTAGCAGACAAGAGTACCAAGTACCTGGAGGACAGCAGTCTGCTCCGCCAG AAGCTTCAAACTTATGCCAAGCTGATCAAGAAGCTGAGACACAAGCTGGAATTGGGAGCACTGCAGGTGGAGCAGCTGGAGGCTCAGCGGGCAGCCCTTCAGGACAATGTGCCAGCCCACAAGCATGCACACCTCCAGACTCAGCTGCAGGCACTCACCAGGAAGCACAATGAGTTTGCTGCCTTCCTGCACGGCCTCAGTCAATTCCAGTCATCACTTCCTGAG ATGGCAGAGCTGACCTCCTGTGTGGGGATGCTGAACCAGAAGCTcagtgagatggaagaggacCAGCGACAGTGCCTCTCAGATCTTGATTCCTTATGA
- the LOC135115574 gene encoding early endosome antigen 1-like isoform X2 has product MDTMSSTDSLEDQALAADTPSLVVGGSRPLHRSLATYRYENALVKTELAATLERHGREVEELRLKYESKVREAERQLQEVEEQLVDFKETHAEKEARLHQTNIKLQHKIKGLEEDLAANMRKQEKLQQEKTKAEEGMEEAKFSWQAREQHLRAENERLCKEGEELQRELEKERASVREVTAALSTERHQHQLIKSRVSEVEQHCQVQLTLAEAQAAQLRQEKAQEEAAAAKRIDEVVALLEEERAVVTRVRGGSATRLKEAEKCMAEERQAHLSSTQQLSRHNAELQQEVKTLEDKVQSLENQRESRVKELREQLKATMEKLQVVEKEAAVAGARLASVEDLERLLRQERESSSSLRQELHHCQAEVQELKAMNADLHQNLQQIGDKLSEMQGQHEAAKEEVQREQTNRVKVVADLRMSHQEEAERLRTRINTLETYLADKSTKYLEDSSLLRQKLQTYAKLIKKLRHKLELGALQVEQLEAQRAALQDNVPAHKHAHLQTQLQALTRKHNEFAAFLHGLSQFQSSLPEMAELTSCVGMLNQKLSEMEEDQRQCLSDLDSL; this is encoded by the exons GCAGCACAGACAGTTTGGAAGACCAAGCCCTGGCTGCCGACACGCCTTCCCTGGTGGTGGGAGGCAGCCGTCCCCTCCACCGCTCCCTGGCCACTTACCGATATGAGAATGCCCTTGTCAAGACAGAGCTGGCAGCCACACTGGAGAGGCATGGACGGGAGGTGGAGGAACTGAGGCTTAAGTATGaaagtaag GTGcgggaggcagagaggcagctgcaggaggtggaggagcagctGGTGGACTTCAAGGAGACCCATGCAGAGAAGGAGGCACGGCTACACCAAACCAACATCAAACTGCAGCACAAGATTAAG GGACTTGAGGAAGATCTGGCCGCCAACATGAGGAAGCAGGAAAAATTGCAACAAGAGAAGACCAAAgcggaggaaggaatggaggaggccAAGTTTTCGTGGCAGGCCAGGGAGCAACACCTTCGGGCAGAGAATGAGAGGCTGTGCAAGGAAGGCGAAGAGCTGCAGCGGGAGCTGGAGAAGGAGCGTGCCAGTGTGCGGGAGGTGACGGCAGCCCTCAGCACTGAGAGGCACCAGCATCAGCTCATCAAG AGTCGTGTGAGTGAGGTGGAGCAGCACTGCCAGGTGCAGCTGACTCTGGCTGAGGCACAGGCAGCTCAGCTCAGACAGGAGAAAGCTCAGGAGGAAGCCGCTGCTGCCAAGCGTATTGATG AGGTGGTTGCTCTGCTGGAAGAGGAGCGAGCTGTGGTGACACGGGTGAGGGGGGGATCAGCTACCAGACTGAAGGAGGCAGAGAAGTGCATGGCTGAGGAGAGACAGGCACACCTCTCCAGCACTCAGCAGCTGAGCCGCCACAATGCTGAGCTAcagcaggaggtgaag ACGCTGGAGGACAAAGTGCAGAGCCTGGAGAACCAGCGAGAGAGTCGAGTGAAGGAGCTGAGAGAGCAACTCAAGGCCACCATGGAGAAGCTTcaggtggtggagaaggaggcagCAGTTGCAGGGGCTCGGCTGGCCAGTGTGGAGGACCTGGAGAGGCTACTGcggcaggagagggagagctCCTCATCCCTGCGGCAGGAACTTCACCACTGCCAGGCTGAGGTGCAGGAGCTGAAAGCCATGAATGCTGACCTCCACCAAAACCTTCAGCAGATTGGTGACAA GCTGAGTGAGATGCAAGGACAGCATGAGGCAGCCAAGGAGGAAGTGCAGAGGGAGCAGACCAACAGGGTGAAGGTGGTGGCGGATCTCCGCATGTCTCACCAGGAGGAGGCTGAGCGGTTGAGGACCAGGATCAACACCTTGGAGACATACCTAGCAGACAAGAGTACCAAGTACCTGGAGGACAGCAGTCTGCTCCGCCAG AAGCTTCAAACTTATGCCAAGCTGATCAAGAAGCTGAGACACAAGCTGGAATTGGGAGCACTGCAGGTGGAGCAGCTGGAGGCTCAGCGGGCAGCCCTTCAGGACAATGTGCCAGCCCACAAGCATGCACACCTCCAGACTCAGCTGCAGGCACTCACCAGGAAGCACAATGAGTTTGCTGCCTTCCTGCACGGCCTCAGTCAATTCCAGTCATCACTTCCTGAG ATGGCAGAGCTGACCTCCTGTGTGGGGATGCTGAACCAGAAGCTcagtgagatggaagaggacCAGCGACAGTGCCTCTCAGATCTTGATTCCTTATGA
- the LOC135115574 gene encoding myosin-9-like isoform X3, translated as MKVREAERQLQEVEEQLVDFKETHAEKEARLHQTNIKLQHKIKGLEEDLAANMRKQEKLQQEKTKAEEGMEEAKFSWQAREQHLRAENERLCKEGEELQRELEKERASVREVTAALSTERHQHQLIKSRVSEVEQHCQVQLTLAEAQAAQLRQEKAQEEAAAAKRIDEVVALLEEERAVVTRVRGGSATRLKEAEKCMAEERQAHLSSTQQLSRHNAELQQEVKTLEDKVQSLENQRESRVKELREQLKATMEKLQVVEKEAAVAGARLASVEDLERLLRQERESSSSLRQELHHCQAEVQELKAMNADLHQNLQQIGDKLSEMQGQHEAAKEEVQREQTNRVKVVADLRMSHQEEAERLRTRINTLETYLADKSTKYLEDSSLLRQKLQTYAKLIKKLRHKLELGALQVEQLEAQRAALQDNVPAHKHAHLQTQLQALTRKHNEFAAFLHGLSQFQSSLPEMAELTSCVGMLNQKLSEMEEDQRQCLSDLDSL; from the exons ATGaaa GTGcgggaggcagagaggcagctgcaggaggtggaggagcagctGGTGGACTTCAAGGAGACCCATGCAGAGAAGGAGGCACGGCTACACCAAACCAACATCAAACTGCAGCACAAGATTAAG GGACTTGAGGAAGATCTGGCCGCCAACATGAGGAAGCAGGAAAAATTGCAACAAGAGAAGACCAAAgcggaggaaggaatggaggaggccAAGTTTTCGTGGCAGGCCAGGGAGCAACACCTTCGGGCAGAGAATGAGAGGCTGTGCAAGGAAGGCGAAGAGCTGCAGCGGGAGCTGGAGAAGGAGCGTGCCAGTGTGCGGGAGGTGACGGCAGCCCTCAGCACTGAGAGGCACCAGCATCAGCTCATCAAG AGTCGTGTGAGTGAGGTGGAGCAGCACTGCCAGGTGCAGCTGACTCTGGCTGAGGCACAGGCAGCTCAGCTCAGACAGGAGAAAGCTCAGGAGGAAGCCGCTGCTGCCAAGCGTATTGATG AGGTGGTTGCTCTGCTGGAAGAGGAGCGAGCTGTGGTGACACGGGTGAGGGGGGGATCAGCTACCAGACTGAAGGAGGCAGAGAAGTGCATGGCTGAGGAGAGACAGGCACACCTCTCCAGCACTCAGCAGCTGAGCCGCCACAATGCTGAGCTAcagcaggaggtgaag ACGCTGGAGGACAAAGTGCAGAGCCTGGAGAACCAGCGAGAGAGTCGAGTGAAGGAGCTGAGAGAGCAACTCAAGGCCACCATGGAGAAGCTTcaggtggtggagaaggaggcagCAGTTGCAGGGGCTCGGCTGGCCAGTGTGGAGGACCTGGAGAGGCTACTGcggcaggagagggagagctCCTCATCCCTGCGGCAGGAACTTCACCACTGCCAGGCTGAGGTGCAGGAGCTGAAAGCCATGAATGCTGACCTCCACCAAAACCTTCAGCAGATTGGTGACAA GCTGAGTGAGATGCAAGGACAGCATGAGGCAGCCAAGGAGGAAGTGCAGAGGGAGCAGACCAACAGGGTGAAGGTGGTGGCGGATCTCCGCATGTCTCACCAGGAGGAGGCTGAGCGGTTGAGGACCAGGATCAACACCTTGGAGACATACCTAGCAGACAAGAGTACCAAGTACCTGGAGGACAGCAGTCTGCTCCGCCAG AAGCTTCAAACTTATGCCAAGCTGATCAAGAAGCTGAGACACAAGCTGGAATTGGGAGCACTGCAGGTGGAGCAGCTGGAGGCTCAGCGGGCAGCCCTTCAGGACAATGTGCCAGCCCACAAGCATGCACACCTCCAGACTCAGCTGCAGGCACTCACCAGGAAGCACAATGAGTTTGCTGCCTTCCTGCACGGCCTCAGTCAATTCCAGTCATCACTTCCTGAG ATGGCAGAGCTGACCTCCTGTGTGGGGATGCTGAACCAGAAGCTcagtgagatggaagaggacCAGCGACAGTGCCTCTCAGATCTTGATTCCTTATGA